One window of Streptococcus suis genomic DNA carries:
- a CDS encoding Eco57I restriction-modification methylase domain-containing protein has product MISNFEFLAIDIDTAELFRTINMAEENYTHGDYEGTLTKVRKVAENTARLVADREYLDISERATFNDVLREIRDFIPNKIIVDHFYDIKGKGNNSAHVLNPEDATKENALKSLKQVFDILAWVMLTYIEPDIKASAIGQFLEPRAQEMYTTAERKFIYIQTVNNESGLFNAFEGTQKIGEGSVSSDDIETDWSPNSDFLRTVAPKRINQYMKTAGLPYTLGWVELAYKKATKSWFHDYDVHNVLKRSGIKQAEQLEGTEWFKTDLETAKAAIKAVKEGRNYLNITAKESFIEEPVITLRPEQEAAVEQTQKVFKKKDRMLWNAKMRFGKTLTSLQLVKNEAFQKVLIMTHRPVVADSWFDDFKKMKMSADGYDYGSVNQGETLENLKRGEKPFVYFASIQLLRYNGGQTNLKDFADVDWDLIIIDEAHEGTQTELSDTVMKELVKEHTKILELSGTPFNLLDQFDEEQVYTWDYVMEQQAKKKWELERPSEPNPYETLPKVSMYTFEMKHKERFSDESKSFNFREFFRVAEDGKLVYKQEVRQFLDNITHPDSRTNYPFSTKSYREELRHTLWLMPGVKEANAFEDLLKEHPVFGKEYKIVNVVRGASSDDGIANDADIEKVRSAIGEDPSQTKTITLTVRKLTTGVNIPEWTAVLFLSNTNSAMNYLQAAFRAQTPFSHEKLGMKTNCYVFDFAPDRALTVMAESAQINSGVGKKNTQAQKQAMARLLNFMPILGASDNGMKTYDVDRMLTQLKKVYAEKAVRSGFEDDSLYNDNLLTLTADDASMFTKLNAIVGKTQSQKTPKKVVINENGLTTEEHEQAEKAKKKPKAKRTAEDLEVIEKQKEAKKQRKNMISILRGVSIRIPMMIYGMAVDLSKDITIQDFIKQVDDESWKEFMPKGFTKGMFSEITKYYDAEVFIEAGRIIRQRAKSFDDLDFIERAEQIAELFGTFKNPDKETVLTPWRVVNLQVSKSVGGLNFYDDNFESVTDGATSNLHWVSNEVTPSIYQRDTKILDINSKTGLYPLHSAISLYYQRVAENDDNHFEADQVYQEILANNIYAIAKTPMAKTITERTLTGYRKYKTNVTYIESLTDTLKTDSEQGKKLVEEAFNKVKFDVVIGNPPYQNEGIGDVARDEPIYHKFMDLAYEVADKAVLITPARFLFNAGQTPKAWNQKMLADEHLKVIYFSQKSDEVFPNTDIKGGVAVTYRDVKENFGAIETFTPIEWLNDLLHLVRHKVKRSFNEYLFGKSSYKFSNNLYSSYPELKGRVSVAEEKSISSNIFEKLPEVFLDEKQSDNQIGIYGRINNERVTKWIESDLVEEHPNLNKYKVFLPASNGSGAIGEVLSTPLVGTPLVGHTQTFISFGAFDTEREAENCLKYIKTDVARAMLGTLKVTQHNQSKEVWSNVPWFDFSDYSIIDWSKSVEEIERQLYDYFNVPDNIIAELKVNVRRMD; this is encoded by the coding sequence ATGATTTCAAATTTTGAATTTTTGGCAATTGATATAGATACAGCCGAGCTTTTTAGAACCATAAACATGGCTGAAGAAAACTATACACATGGGGACTATGAAGGCACGCTGACTAAGGTGAGAAAAGTTGCTGAGAATACAGCGAGGTTGGTTGCCGATAGAGAATATTTAGATATTAGTGAGCGCGCCACCTTTAATGACGTACTAAGAGAGATAAGAGACTTTATTCCCAATAAAATAATCGTCGATCACTTTTATGATATCAAGGGAAAGGGGAATAATTCTGCCCATGTCCTTAATCCAGAAGATGCGACAAAAGAAAATGCCTTAAAATCACTAAAACAAGTCTTTGACATACTAGCTTGGGTCATGCTGACCTATATTGAACCGGATATTAAAGCCAGTGCAATTGGTCAGTTTTTAGAACCGAGAGCACAAGAAATGTACACTACGGCTGAGCGGAAGTTTATCTATATTCAAACAGTTAACAATGAAAGTGGACTATTTAATGCCTTCGAAGGAACTCAAAAAATTGGTGAGGGTAGCGTTTCTTCGGATGATATTGAGACAGATTGGTCGCCAAATAGTGACTTTTTACGTACTGTTGCCCCAAAACGTATTAATCAATACATGAAAACAGCTGGTCTGCCTTACACGCTTGGTTGGGTAGAGCTTGCTTACAAAAAGGCGACCAAGTCCTGGTTTCATGATTATGATGTGCATAATGTCTTGAAGCGTTCAGGGATTAAACAGGCTGAACAACTGGAAGGAACAGAGTGGTTCAAGACGGATTTAGAGACAGCTAAGGCTGCTATTAAAGCTGTTAAAGAAGGTAGAAATTATCTAAATATTACTGCCAAAGAATCATTTATTGAAGAACCAGTTATCACCCTTCGTCCAGAACAAGAGGCAGCGGTCGAGCAGACGCAAAAAGTCTTTAAGAAAAAAGACCGAATGCTCTGGAATGCTAAAATGCGTTTTGGCAAAACTCTGACGTCCTTGCAATTAGTCAAGAATGAGGCTTTTCAAAAAGTTCTCATCATGACTCATCGCCCTGTTGTGGCGGATTCTTGGTTTGATGATTTCAAGAAAATGAAGATGAGCGCTGATGGGTATGATTATGGCTCAGTCAATCAAGGAGAAACGCTTGAAAACCTGAAGCGAGGAGAAAAACCTTTTGTGTATTTTGCTTCAATCCAATTGCTTCGGTACAATGGCGGACAAACCAATCTGAAAGATTTTGCAGATGTGGATTGGGATTTGATTATCATTGATGAGGCGCACGAGGGAACGCAAACCGAGCTCAGTGACACCGTTATGAAAGAATTGGTCAAAGAGCATACAAAGATACTTGAATTATCAGGAACCCCCTTCAATCTTCTGGATCAATTTGACGAGGAGCAAGTTTATACTTGGGACTATGTCATGGAACAACAGGCTAAGAAGAAGTGGGAATTAGAACGTCCAAGTGAGCCAAATCCTTATGAAACTTTGCCAAAAGTATCAATGTACACTTTTGAAATGAAGCATAAGGAACGTTTTTCTGATGAGAGTAAGTCGTTTAACTTTAGGGAATTTTTCCGTGTGGCTGAGGATGGTAAACTTGTTTATAAGCAAGAGGTTCGCCAATTCTTAGATAATATCACACATCCAGATAGTCGTACGAACTACCCTTTTTCAACGAAGTCTTATCGTGAAGAGTTGCGTCATACGCTTTGGCTCATGCCAGGTGTTAAGGAAGCAAATGCTTTTGAGGACTTGCTTAAAGAACACCCTGTTTTCGGGAAAGAATATAAAATTGTTAACGTTGTTCGAGGTGCAAGTAGTGATGATGGAATTGCTAACGATGCGGACATAGAGAAAGTTCGTTCTGCTATTGGTGAAGACCCTTCGCAGACAAAAACCATTACCTTGACTGTTCGTAAGCTGACAACAGGCGTCAATATCCCAGAGTGGACAGCTGTTCTCTTCTTGTCTAATACCAATAGTGCCATGAACTACCTACAAGCTGCCTTTCGTGCTCAGACGCCTTTTTCTCATGAGAAATTGGGAATGAAGACGAATTGTTATGTTTTTGATTTTGCCCCTGATAGAGCCTTGACTGTCATGGCGGAGAGTGCCCAGATTAACTCAGGTGTAGGGAAGAAAAATACGCAAGCACAAAAACAAGCTATGGCTCGTCTTCTAAACTTTATGCCAATCTTAGGCGCTTCAGACAATGGAATGAAGACCTACGATGTGGATAGAATGCTGACACAGCTCAAGAAAGTTTATGCTGAAAAGGCAGTGCGGTCAGGTTTTGAAGACGACAGTCTATATAATGACAATCTTTTAACTTTAACTGCTGATGATGCGAGCATGTTTACCAAACTCAATGCTATCGTTGGTAAGACACAGAGTCAAAAAACGCCTAAGAAAGTTGTAATCAATGAAAATGGGTTGACAACTGAAGAGCATGAGCAAGCTGAAAAAGCTAAAAAGAAACCAAAAGCTAAACGAACAGCAGAAGATCTAGAGGTTATCGAAAAGCAAAAAGAAGCTAAGAAACAGCGGAAAAATATGATTTCTATTTTACGCGGGGTTTCTATCCGTATTCCAATGATGATTTACGGCATGGCGGTCGATTTATCAAAAGATATTACCATTCAAGACTTTATCAAGCAGGTGGATGATGAATCGTGGAAAGAGTTCATGCCAAAAGGTTTCACCAAGGGAATGTTTAGTGAGATTACCAAGTATTATGATGCTGAGGTCTTTATCGAAGCAGGTCGTATCATTCGTCAGCGTGCCAAATCCTTTGATGATCTGGACTTCATCGAGCGTGCGGAACAGATTGCAGAGCTGTTTGGGACCTTTAAAAACCCTGATAAGGAAACGGTACTGACACCATGGCGCGTGGTCAATCTCCAAGTATCTAAGTCTGTCGGTGGTTTGAACTTCTATGATGATAACTTTGAGTCGGTGACAGATGGTGCGACGTCAAATCTTCACTGGGTGTCTAATGAAGTGACTCCATCAATCTATCAACGAGATACAAAAATCTTAGACATTAACTCAAAGACAGGTCTCTACCCTCTGCATAGCGCCATTAGCTTGTATTATCAACGAGTGGCAGAAAATGATGACAACCATTTTGAAGCTGACCAAGTCTATCAAGAGATTTTAGCGAATAATATCTACGCTATTGCTAAAACGCCAATGGCAAAAACCATTACTGAACGTACACTGACAGGCTATCGGAAGTACAAAACCAATGTAACTTACATTGAAAGCCTGACAGATACCCTAAAAACAGATAGTGAACAAGGTAAAAAACTAGTTGAGGAGGCATTTAATAAGGTGAAATTTGATGTAGTGATCGGAAATCCTCCGTATCAAAATGAAGGGATCGGAGATGTTGCTCGTGATGAGCCAATCTATCATAAGTTTATGGATTTGGCTTATGAAGTTGCGGATAAGGCGGTCTTAATCACACCGGCTCGTTTTCTCTTTAATGCAGGTCAAACTCCGAAAGCATGGAATCAAAAAATGTTGGCTGATGAACATCTTAAAGTGATTTACTTCTCTCAAAAGTCAGATGAAGTCTTTCCAAATACAGACATAAAGGGTGGCGTAGCTGTAACTTATCGAGATGTTAAGGAAAACTTTGGAGCTATTGAAACCTTTACGCCAATAGAATGGTTAAATGACTTGTTACATCTAGTTCGTCATAAGGTTAAAAGATCATTTAATGAATATCTATTTGGAAAGAGTAGTTATAAATTTAGCAATAATTTATATAGTAGTTATCCAGAGTTGAAGGGGAGGGTTTCTGTAGCAGAAGAAAAATCAATCAGTTCCAACATTTTTGAGAAACTACCTGAAGTATTTTTAGATGAAAAACAATCAGATAATCAAATTGGAATATACGGACGTATCAATAACGAACGTGTGACAAAGTGGATAGAATCTGATTTAGTTGAAGAACACCCTAATTTGAATAAATACAAAGTATTTTTGCCTGCTTCAAACGGAAGTGGGGCGATAGGCGAAGTTCTATCGACCCCACTCGTGGGTACCCCACTCGTGGGTCACACACAAACCTTTATTTCTTTTGGTGCTTTTGATACCGAGAGGGAAGCTGAGAATTGTTTGAAGTATATCAAAACAGACGTAGCTCGCGCAATGTTAGGTACACTTAAAGTGACTCAACATAATCAATCTAAAGAAGTTTGGAGCAATGTTCCGTGGTTTGATTTTAGTGATTATTCTATTATCGACTGGTCGAAATCTGTTGAAGAAATTGAAAGACAGCTTTACGATTACTTTAATGTGCCAGATAACATTATTGCTGAACTGAAAGTGAATGTTAGAAGGATGGATTAG
- a CDS encoding methylase, whose amino-acid sequence MEESLIKSKQRVQKHGEVFTPAWMVQKMLDTPGVKEACESVYKTFLEPSAGDGNFLQAILERKLEAVVRQYDKRNWKTKSLIALSSIYGIEFLEDNLEVARSRMFLCYLDWYEQAFGTRLNSKNDIYQSAHYLIHKNIVRGNTLTQQHPVTGEPIRFNEWQLVKGHPSLVRKIPFALSELLGKEVEDDRKVVEGQLSFFDIDDEFVIENKSVEKADVIKEITIQKVYLLGD is encoded by the coding sequence TTGGAAGAGAGCTTAATTAAATCAAAACAACGTGTTCAAAAACATGGAGAAGTCTTTACACCTGCTTGGATGGTTCAGAAAATGCTGGATACTCCTGGAGTGAAAGAAGCTTGTGAAAGTGTATATAAGACCTTTTTAGAGCCATCTGCAGGCGATGGCAATTTTTTGCAAGCTATTTTAGAGAGAAAGCTAGAGGCTGTGGTCAGACAGTATGACAAACGAAATTGGAAAACAAAGTCTTTGATTGCTCTCTCGTCCATATATGGCATAGAGTTTTTAGAAGATAATTTGGAAGTGGCACGTTCACGGATGTTTCTTTGTTATTTAGACTGGTATGAGCAAGCTTTTGGAACTAGACTAAATAGCAAAAATGATATCTATCAATCAGCACACTATCTTATTCATAAAAATATTGTGAGAGGAAATACCTTGACTCAGCAGCATCCAGTTACAGGGGAGCCTATCAGGTTCAATGAGTGGCAACTGGTCAAAGGTCATCCAAGTTTGGTAAGAAAAATTCCTTTTGCACTTTCAGAACTTTTGGGTAAGGAAGTAGAAGACGATCGGAAAGTCGTGGAAGGACAACTGAGTTTTTTTGATATAGATGATGAATTTGTTATTGAGAATAAATCTGTTGAAAAAGCAGATGTGATAAAAGAGATAACCATTCAAAAAGTGTATTTACTAGGAGATTAG
- a CDS encoding helix-turn-helix domain-containing protein, whose amino-acid sequence MQVILPNEQVQQIQLLIAELIKKEIQINIENRGLNSPYLNKKQACEYLGISNNTLDSWIKQGLPSIKIGKTVRFNKQAIDAWLLSQN is encoded by the coding sequence ATGCAAGTTATCTTACCAAACGAGCAAGTCCAACAAATCCAACTTTTGATAGCAGAATTGATCAAGAAAGAAATTCAAATCAACATAGAAAACCGAGGTCTTAATAGCCCCTATCTGAACAAAAAACAAGCATGTGAGTATCTCGGCATCTCAAACAATACACTTGATTCATGGATTAAACAAGGGCTTCCATCTATTAAAATTGGAAAAACGGTTCGTTTCAACAAACAAGCCATCGACGCATGGCTACTTTCGCAAAACTAG
- a CDS encoding tyrosine-type recombinase/integrase, giving the protein MTITKTKNGTYRLKVYIPIVARMPLGIVNNKYFDKRFKSKKEARQAEIDLLTKINQIENNEFTGIGKGDILFKDFYENVWWEYYKAGQTTSTTKPPSRSTITNTKTCFRKHILPMLGNYTIQFLNQNKQVILNLMTAKANEYANFKTLRSYVISIFDWAEELEYIESNKIAKTLRRIKATKKIQLAEARRDEDLYLTHEQLQEWFLAFQDDLANEKISLKDYLLFYLTFFLGDRKSESYALQWKHINTKKQEIQLVQALDKYKNPKTTKGNKKTTFQIPIELADLLQSWKKQQKIELAKFGIIQSDEQYVFTYIDMKGNVNSPLHADYLNNKMKSVKRRHKELTHATPHKLRHTGATLAKQAGTSLEAISEALTHSDTLTTKTYVNTSNIVPMAVGEIAYRNLKK; this is encoded by the coding sequence ATGACTATCACTAAAACAAAAAATGGAACATATCGCTTAAAAGTATATATCCCAATTGTTGCGCGAATGCCACTCGGAATCGTGAACAATAAATACTTTGATAAGCGTTTCAAAAGCAAAAAGGAGGCACGGCAAGCAGAGATAGACCTTTTAACAAAAATCAATCAGATTGAGAACAACGAGTTTACAGGGATAGGTAAGGGAGACATTCTATTCAAAGATTTTTACGAAAATGTCTGGTGGGAGTATTATAAAGCAGGACAGACCACTTCAACTACAAAGCCCCCAAGCAGGTCAACTATAACCAATACAAAAACTTGTTTCAGAAAACATATTTTACCTATGTTAGGTAATTACACTATTCAATTTCTCAATCAGAACAAGCAAGTTATTCTAAACTTGATGACTGCTAAAGCTAATGAATACGCCAATTTCAAGACCTTGAGAAGTTATGTAATTTCCATATTTGATTGGGCAGAGGAATTAGAATATATAGAATCAAATAAAATCGCTAAAACCTTGCGTCGTATCAAAGCAACCAAGAAAATCCAGTTGGCAGAAGCTAGGCGAGATGAAGACCTCTACCTAACACATGAGCAGTTACAGGAATGGTTCTTAGCCTTCCAAGATGATTTGGCTAATGAAAAAATTTCTCTCAAAGATTATTTACTCTTCTATCTTACCTTCTTCTTAGGAGATAGAAAATCTGAAAGCTACGCTTTGCAATGGAAGCACATCAATACCAAGAAGCAAGAAATCCAATTAGTGCAAGCCTTGGATAAGTACAAAAATCCAAAGACTACCAAGGGCAACAAGAAGACAACCTTTCAAATCCCTATTGAACTAGCGGACTTACTTCAATCTTGGAAAAAGCAACAAAAAATTGAATTGGCAAAATTTGGCATTATCCAATCTGATGAACAATATGTATTTACCTATATCGACATGAAAGGCAATGTGAATAGCCCCTTACACGCTGATTATCTCAATAACAAAATGAAGTCAGTCAAACGCCGTCACAAGGAGCTGACTCATGCTACACCGCACAAATTACGCCATACTGGTGCAACTCTTGCTAAGCAAGCAGGAACATCACTAGAAGCTATTTCAGAGGCTCTCACGCATAGTGACACCCTCACAACCAAGACCTATGTCAACACTTCAAATATTGTTCCAATGGCAGTTGGAGAAATTGCCTACCGAAATCTGAAAAAATAA
- the rpsI gene encoding 30S ribosomal protein S9, producing MAQAQYTGTGRRKNAVARVRLVPGTGKITVNKKDVEEYIPHADLRLVINQPFAVTSTQGSYDVFVNVNGGGYGGQSGAIRHGIARALLQVDPDFRDSLKRAGLLTRDARMVERKKPGLKKARKASQFSKR from the coding sequence ATGGCACAAGCACAATACACAGGTACTGGTCGTCGTAAAAACGCGGTTGCACGCGTACGTTTGGTCCCAGGTACTGGTAAAATCACAGTTAACAAAAAAGATGTAGAAGAGTACATCCCACACGCTGACCTTCGTTTGGTTATCAACCAACCATTCGCAGTAACTTCAACACAAGGTTCATACGACGTTTTCGTTAACGTGAACGGTGGTGGTTACGGTGGTCAATCAGGTGCGATCCGTCACGGTATCGCGCGTGCATTGCTTCAAGTAGACCCAGACTTCCGCGATTCATTGAAACGCGCAGGCCTTCTTACACGTGACGCTCGTATGGTTGAACGTAAGAAACCAGGTCTTAAGAAAGCTCGTAAAGCTAGCCAGTTCTCTAAACGTTAA
- the rplM gene encoding 50S ribosomal protein L13, with product MNKTTFMAKPGQVERKWYVVDATDVPLGRLSAVVASVLRGKNKPTFTPHTDTGDFVIVINAEKVKLTGKKATDKIYYTHSNHPGGLKSISAGELRSKNAVRLIEKSVKGMLPHNTLGRAQGMKLKVFVGAEHTHAAQQPEVLDISGLI from the coding sequence ATGAACAAAACAACATTTATGGCTAAACCAGGCCAAGTTGAACGTAAATGGTATGTAGTAGACGCTACTGATGTACCTCTTGGACGCCTTTCAGCAGTAGTTGCTAGCGTTCTTCGCGGTAAAAACAAACCAACTTTCACACCTCACACTGATACTGGTGACTTCGTTATCGTTATCAACGCTGAGAAAGTGAAATTGACTGGTAAAAAAGCAACTGATAAGATTTACTACACTCACTCAAACCACCCAGGCGGATTGAAATCAATCTCAGCTGGTGAATTGCGTTCTAAAAACGCTGTTCGTTTGATTGAAAAATCAGTTAAAGGTATGCTTCCACACAACACACTTGGTCGTGCACAAGGCATGAAATTGAAAGTGTTTGTAGGTGCTGAGCACACTCACGCTGCACAACAACCAGAAGTACTTGATATTTCAGGTCTTATCTAA
- a CDS encoding haloacid dehalogenase-like hydrolase has product MKRLLSCYASDLLGATKEELKQSILSSEGRIIMGETVVTAAPLIAGVTNAEMMAAFGCDLLVLNELDVFHPEIVDFYNCDNPIAEIKRLTGRLVGINLEPVDTSQEVQDQQVFLKPGRQVSPESLRQAQVLGVDYIMLTGNPATGVSMAAIRSAIGLAKEHFEGLIFAGKMHGAGLGESVVDSQALLDFVELGADGVLIPAVGTVPGVREEIVAPIISQVKARGALVISTIGTSQESADSQTVREFGLSNKRVGSDIHHIGDGGYGRMPDPENILALSLAVRGKRHTYFKMGQSVRR; this is encoded by the coding sequence ATGAAACGCTTGTTGTCTTGTTATGCCAGTGACTTGCTGGGAGCGACCAAGGAGGAGCTCAAGCAGTCCATTTTATCCAGTGAAGGTCGGATTATCATGGGAGAAACGGTGGTCACAGCGGCTCCCTTGATTGCCGGGGTGACCAATGCGGAGATGATGGCTGCCTTTGGTTGTGACCTCTTGGTGCTCAACGAATTGGATGTCTTTCATCCGGAGATTGTTGACTTTTACAACTGCGACAATCCTATTGCTGAAATCAAGCGGTTGACGGGTCGATTGGTCGGGATTAACTTGGAGCCTGTGGATACCAGTCAGGAAGTCCAAGACCAGCAGGTTTTTCTCAAACCTGGTCGTCAGGTCAGTCCAGAAAGTCTGCGACAGGCCCAAGTTCTTGGCGTAGACTACATTATGCTGACAGGTAATCCTGCTACGGGTGTGTCTATGGCTGCAATCCGCTCTGCTATTGGCCTTGCCAAAGAACACTTTGAGGGTCTCATCTTTGCGGGGAAGATGCACGGTGCAGGTCTGGGAGAGTCGGTCGTGGACAGCCAAGCCTTGCTGGACTTTGTGGAGCTGGGGGCAGACGGGGTCCTCATACCTGCAGTTGGAACGGTTCCGGGTGTGCGTGAGGAGATTGTGGCTCCAATCATTAGTCAGGTCAAGGCGCGTGGGGCTTTAGTCATTTCGACCATTGGAACCAGTCAAGAGAGTGCGGACAGCCAGACGGTGCGGGAGTTTGGGCTCAGCAACAAGCGGGTGGGCTCGGACATCCACCACATCGGAGATGGGGGCTACGGTCGGATGCCAGATCCTGAAAATATCTTGGCCCTGTCCTTGGCGGTCAGAGGCAAGCGGCATACTTATTTTAAAATGGGGCAGTCAGTGAGGAGATAA
- a CDS encoding DegV family protein, whose amino-acid sequence MTFTIVTDSTSDLPTSWVQENDVTVLGLTINLDGVTYETVGENRLTSADLLDKMATGGLPTTSQVNVGQFEEVFEAAAKEGQDVLYLAFSSALSGTYQSGTIARDMVLDNYPQAHIEIVDTKAASIGEGYLVMQAAQARAAGKTLAETKALIEELVPRLRTYLLVDDLNHLVRGGRLSKAAALIGGLVNIKPLLALNAEGRLEAIAKIRGRKKGIKEMLNLTLDNLDHSTVMVAYTGDIEAAEAMKATLLEDSRVSEVLLTELGPIIATHTGTGVLAILSINKEER is encoded by the coding sequence GTGACATTTACAATCGTAACCGATTCGACATCGGATTTGCCAACCAGCTGGGTCCAAGAAAATGATGTGACCGTGCTTGGTTTGACCATTAACCTAGATGGTGTGACCTATGAAACCGTAGGTGAAAACCGCTTGACCTCAGCAGATCTGCTGGATAAAATGGCGACTGGAGGCCTTCCGACAACCAGTCAGGTCAATGTTGGTCAGTTTGAAGAAGTTTTTGAAGCGGCAGCCAAGGAAGGTCAAGATGTACTCTACCTAGCCTTTTCATCGGCTCTTTCAGGGACCTATCAGAGTGGGACTATTGCACGTGATATGGTCTTGGATAACTATCCACAAGCCCATATCGAGATTGTCGATACCAAGGCGGCTTCTATCGGGGAAGGCTACTTGGTTATGCAGGCGGCTCAAGCGCGTGCTGCGGGTAAGACTTTGGCAGAAACCAAGGCGCTGATTGAGGAATTGGTGCCACGCTTGCGGACCTATCTCTTGGTCGATGACCTTAACCACCTGGTGCGTGGTGGTCGCTTATCTAAAGCAGCTGCTCTCATTGGTGGTCTGGTCAATATCAAGCCCCTCCTTGCGCTCAATGCGGAAGGAAGGTTAGAAGCGATTGCCAAAATCCGTGGTCGCAAAAAAGGAATCAAGGAGATGTTGAACCTGACCTTGGATAATTTGGACCATTCTACGGTTATGGTGGCCTATACAGGTGATATTGAGGCGGCTGAAGCGATGAAGGCAACCTTGTTGGAAGATAGCCGTGTCAGCGAGGTTCTTTTGACTGAGTTGGGCCCTATCATTGCCACCCATACAGGAACAGGGGTGCTAGCTATCCTATCTATCAATAAAGAAGAGAGATAA
- a CDS encoding NYN domain-containing protein — protein MKEKVLIVDGYNMIAFWQATKQDFKKGDLDAARTTLLRTLSHYAAFEQIEVICVFDAHHVPGLRQQYDEFKVSVIFTEEEETADSYIERLSAQLNSDRRKQVSVATSDLNEQWVVFSQGALRVSARELEERTRVIKKDLDKFVDQVELYTPRLNPWSDGNFQALKEMMEEMRE, from the coding sequence ATGAAAGAAAAAGTTCTCATCGTAGATGGCTACAACATGATTGCCTTTTGGCAGGCCACCAAGCAAGATTTTAAAAAGGGAGACTTGGATGCGGCTAGAACGACCTTGCTTCGCACCTTGTCTCACTATGCAGCCTTTGAACAGATTGAGGTCATTTGTGTCTTTGATGCCCACCATGTGCCAGGCCTTCGCCAGCAGTATGACGAATTCAAGGTATCGGTCATTTTTACAGAGGAGGAAGAGACGGCAGATAGTTATATCGAACGGCTCAGTGCCCAGCTCAATAGTGACCGTCGCAAGCAGGTTTCCGTCGCAACCAGCGACCTCAATGAACAGTGGGTGGTCTTTTCACAAGGTGCCTTAAGGGTTTCGGCGCGTGAGTTAGAGGAGAGAACCAGGGTTATCAAGAAGGACTTGGACAAGTTTGTGGACCAGGTAGAACTCTACACCCCACGGCTCAATCCCTGGTCAGATGGGAATTTTCAAGCCTTAAAAGAAATGATGGAGGAAATGAGAGAGTGA
- the rlmB gene encoding 23S rRNA (guanosine(2251)-2'-O)-methyltransferase RlmB, whose protein sequence is MEQNDMVYGVHAVVESLEANTGNKLYIQDDLRGKNVEKIKALAAEKKVSISWTPKKTLSDMTEGAVHQGFVLRVSEFAYADLSVILEKAEQEDNPLILILDGLTDPHNFGSILRTADATQVAGIIIPKHRAVGVTPVVAKTSTGAVAHVPIARVTNLSQTLDKLKEAGFWVFGTDMNGTPSHKWNTAGKLALIIGNEGKGISSNIKKQVDEMITIPMKGHVQSLNASVAAAVLMYEVFRKKI, encoded by the coding sequence ATGGAACAAAATGATATGGTATATGGCGTACACGCTGTGGTGGAGAGTTTGGAGGCTAACACCGGCAACAAGCTCTACATCCAGGACGATTTACGCGGAAAAAATGTAGAAAAAATTAAGGCCCTGGCGGCAGAGAAGAAGGTGTCAATCTCTTGGACGCCCAAGAAGACCCTGTCTGACATGACAGAAGGTGCCGTTCACCAAGGCTTTGTTCTGCGGGTCTCTGAGTTCGCCTATGCGGACCTATCGGTGATTTTGGAAAAGGCAGAGCAGGAAGACAATCCCCTCATTCTCATCTTGGACGGTCTGACAGACCCCCACAACTTCGGCTCGATTTTGCGGACCGCAGATGCCACTCAGGTGGCAGGTATCATCATTCCCAAACACCGAGCAGTTGGGGTGACGCCTGTTGTGGCTAAGACCTCCACAGGTGCGGTGGCCCATGTCCCAATCGCCAGAGTGACCAATCTCAGCCAAACCCTAGATAAGCTCAAGGAGGCTGGTTTCTGGGTATTTGGCACGGATATGAATGGAACGCCAAGCCACAAGTGGAATACGGCTGGCAAACTAGCCCTGATTATCGGTAACGAAGGCAAGGGCATCTCCAGCAATATCAAAAAGCAGGTGGATGAGATGATTACCATTCCTATGAAGGGCCATGTCCAATCTCTCAACGCCAGCGTAGCAGCCGCTGTGCTGATGTACGAAGTATTTCGGAAGAAAATCTAA